The Candidatus Methylomirabilota bacterium genomic sequence ATGGCAGTCGGTCGACAGGCCTTGGGCCCAGAGGCTGTGGTTCGGACTTGTCGCCGCGATGAGATCCCCGTGGTACTGGAGCTGTGGAGTGCCGCGGACACGGTGCCCACCCCCAGTGATGATGCCGCCAGCCTGCGGCGCTTGCTGGACGGCAGCGCCGATGCCCTGCTGGTCGCCGAGGTGGGCGGTCGCATGGTCGGCACCCTGATCGCGGCCTGGGATGGCTGGCGCGGCAACCTCTACCGGCTGGCGGTGCTGCCCGCCTACCGTCGGCGCGGGATCGCGCGAGAGCTGGTGCGGGAGGGGGAACGCCGGCTCGCGGACAAGGGCGCCGTCAGGGTCAGCGCCTTGGTGTACGCCGAGCACGAACCCGCCGTGGGGTTGTGGCTGGCGGTCGGCTACCACCGCGACGTGCGGGTGGGCCGGTTCGCCAAGTCCCTTGTCGTGAGGGGGTCTTGAGTGATGTCGGGGGTGCAGCCATGAAGAAGTCGTTCGTCCGGACGCCGGCGGGTCGGCTCGCCTACGTGAAGGCGGGGACGGGACAGCCGCTGCTCCTGATCCACGGGATCCCCACCTCCTCGTTCCTGTGGCGCAACGTCATCCCTCCCCTGGCCGAGGAGCTTCGGGTCTACGCGGTCGACCTCCTGGGCTATG encodes the following:
- a CDS encoding GNAT family N-acetyltransferase, which produces MVLELWSAADTVPTPSDDAASLRRLLDGSADALLVAEVGGRMVGTLIAAWDGWRGNLYRLAVLPAYRRRGIARELVREGERRLADKGAVRVSALVYAEHEPAVGLWLAVGYHRDVRVGRFAKSLVVRGS